The following coding sequences are from one Microtus pennsylvanicus isolate mMicPen1 chromosome 1, mMicPen1.hap1, whole genome shotgun sequence window:
- the Znf74 gene encoding LOW QUALITY PROTEIN: zinc finger protein 74 (The sequence of the model RefSeq protein was modified relative to this genomic sequence to represent the inferred CDS: inserted 3 bases in 2 codons; deleted 1 base in 1 codon), with protein MGQDAQESRFACSQCGKVFLQSSALALHLRWHGNKACKSHESDKAFPWSTHLLEHQRRRSGEKPFSCRECGKAFSCHSSLSVHHXERPYKCCACEKTFSCSLLLSMHRRVHTRERLYACGECGTRHLRIHTIHTGEKPYKCGCGQAFTCHSSLTVREKIHSGDKPFKCAECAKAFHSLARLTLHQRTHTGKKPFLCSNCGKAFSCHSSLIVYQRIHTGEKPYKCHQCGKAFSQNHCLIKHQKVHSREXASKCSECAGEACSWSPHPSTKYQTLHCTEKPFTIQLNRHLLSTC; from the exons ATGGGCCAGGACGCCCAGGAGAGCAGGTTTGCCTGCAGCCAGTGTGGGAAGGTGTTCCTGCAGAGCTCAGCTCTGGCACTGCACTTGCGCTGGCATGGCAACAAGGCCTGCAAGAGCCACGAGAGCGACAAGGCCTTCCCCTGGAGCACCCACCTCCTGGAGCACCAGCGCAGACGCTCTGGCGAGAAGCCCTTTTCCTGCCGtgagtgtggcaaggccttcagCTGCCACTCATCTCTCAGCGTGCACCA CGAGAGGCCCTATAAGTGCTGTGCCTGCGAGAAGACCTTCAGCTGCAGCTTGCTGCTCAGCATGCACCGCAGGGTGCACACCCGGGAGAGGCTGTATGCGTGCGGCGAG TGTGGCACTCGCCACCTCCGCATCCACACCATCCACACCGGCGAGAAGCCATACAAGTGCGGGTGCGGCCAGGCCTTCACCTGCCACTCCTCGCTCACAGTGCGCGAGAAGATCCACAGCGGCGACAAGCCATTCAAGTGCGCGGAGTGCGCCAAGGCCTTCCACAGCCTCGCGCGCCTCACCCTCCACCAGAGGACGCACACGGGGAAGAAGCCATTCCTGTGCTCCAACTGCGGGAAGGCCTTCAGCTGCCATTCATCCCTCATAGTGTATCAGCGCATCCACACCGGCGAGAAGCCCTACAAATGCCaccagtgtggcaaggccttcagCCAGAACCACTGTCTTATCAAACACCAGAAGGTTCACTCCAGAG AGGCGTCCAAGTGCAGCGAGTGTGCAGGGGAGGCCTGCAGCTGGAGCCCACACCCGAGCACCAAGTACCAGACATTGCACTGCACGGAGAAACCTTTCACCATCCAGCTCAATAGGCACCTGCTGAGCACCTGCTGA
- the Scarf2 gene encoding scavenger receptor class F member 2 yields MEGAGSRGAGPARCQGARGPPPPLLLLWLLPALAASQELNPRGRNVCRAPGSQVLTCCAGWRQLGDECGIAVCEGNSTCSENEVCVRPGECRCRHGYFGANCDTKCPRQFWGPDCKERCSCHPHGQCEDVTGQCTCHARRWGARCEHACQCQHGTCHPRSGACRCEPGWWGAQCASACYCSATSRCDPQTGACLCHAGWWGRSCNNQCACNSSPCEQQSGRCQCREHTFGARCDRYCQCFRGRCHPVDGTCACDPGYRGKYCREPCPAGFYGLGCRRRCGQCKGQQPCTVADGRCVTCEPGWNGTKCDQPCATGFYGEGCGHRCPPCRDGHACNHVTGKCTRCNAGWIGDRCETKCSNGTYGEDCAFVCSDCGSGHCDFQSGRCLCSPGVHGPHCNITCPAGLHGVDCAQTCSCHEESCDPVTGACHLETNQRKGVMGAGALLTLLLGLLLSLLGCCCACRGKDPARRELSLGRKKAPQRLCGSFSRISMKLPRIPLRRQKLPKVVVAHHDLDNTLNCSFLEPPSGLEQPSPSWSSRASFSSFDSTDEGPVYCVPHEEATESRDSEAPAALTEVPAASLAPTSTSAPAEEAAALPASSDSERSASSVEGPGGALYARVARREARPARARGEAGGLSLSPSPERRKPPPPDPATKPKVSWIHGKQGAATAAPSPPPAGRMAAPSPSGRKRTPSNTSVQPPGPSEEVPAPAAPSPPRARARGRGPGLSEPTDAGGPPRSAPEAASMLAAELRDKTRSLGRAEGPPGPREKPPPPQKAKRSVLPASTVRASPASEATGPEKAAATPSAPETPRKKTPIQKPPRKKSREAAGEPSRPGAPPAAS; encoded by the exons ATGGAGGGCGCAGGGTCCCGGGGGGCCGGGCCGGCGCGGTGCCAGGGAGCCCGagggccgccgccgccgctgctgctgctctggctgCTGCCCGCTCTCGCGGCGTCCCAGGAGTTGAACCCGCGAGGCCGCAACGTGTGCCGCGCGCCCGG TTCCCAGGTGCTCACGTGCTGCGCTGGCTGGAGGCAGTTGGGGGATGAGTGTGGGATCG CCGTGTGTGAAGGAAATTCTACGTGCTCAGAAAACGAGGTGTGCGTGCGGCCAGGAGAGTGCCGCTGCCGTCATGGCTACTTTGGTGCCAACTGCGACACTA AGTGCCCGCGCCAGTTCTGGGGCCCCGACTGCAAGGAGAGGTGCAGCTGTCACCCTCACGGACAGTGCGAGGACGTGACCGGACAGTGTACGTGTCACGCGCGCCGCTGGGGTGCGCGCTGCGAGCATGCGTGCCAGTGCCAGCATGGCACGTGCCACCCGCGGAGCGGCGCGTGCCGCTGCGAGCCAGGCTGGTGGGGTGCGCAATGCGCTAGCGCATGCTACTGCAGCGCTACATCACGGTGCGATCCACAGACcggcgcctgcctctgccacgcGGGCTGGTGGGGCCGCAGCTGCAACAACCAGTGTGCCTGCAACTCGTCGCCCTGCGAGCAGCAGAGCGGCCGCTGCCAGTGTCGCGAGCACACGTTCGGCGCACGCTGTGATCGCTATTGCCAGTGCTTCCGTGGTCGGTGCCACCCGGTGGACGGCACGTGCGCCTGCGATCCGGGCTACCGGGGCAAGTATTGTCGCGAGCCATGCCCTGCTGGCTTCTATGGCCTGGGCTGTCGCCGGAG GTGTGGCCAGTGCAAGGGCCAGCAGCCCTGCACTGTAGCCGATGGTCGTTGTGTGACGTGCGAACCCGGCTGGAACGGAACCAAATGTGACCAACCCTGCGCCACCGGTTTCTATGGCGAGGGTTGCGGCCACCGCTGTCCACCCTGCCGCGACGGGCACGCCTGCAACCATGTCACTGGCAAGTGTACGCGCTGCAATGCGGGCTGGATTGGCGACCG GTGCGAGACCAAGTGCAGTAATGGTACTTACGGTGAGGACTGTGCCTTCGTGTGCTCTGACTGCGGCAGCGGCCACTGTGACTTCCAGTCTGGGCGCTGCCTTTGCAGCCCTGGTGTTCACGGACCTCA CTGTAATATAACGTGCCCGGCCGGGCTCCATGGCGTGGACTGCGCCCAGACTTGCAGCTGTCACGAGGAATCATGCGACCCGGTCACCGGTGCCTGCCACCTGG AGACCAATCAGCGCAAAGGTGTGATGGGCGCCGGCGCGCTGCTCACGCTGCTCCTCGGCCTGCTGCTCTCGCTGCTCGGCTGCTGCTGCGCCTGTCGGGGCAAGGATCCGGCCCGCCG GGAACTCTcgctgggaaggaagaaggcaccTCAACGCCTTTGTGGGAGCTTCAGCCGCATCAGCATGAAGCTGCCCCGAATCCCGCTTCGCAGACAGAAGCTGCCCAAAGTCGTAG TGGCTCATCATGACCTAGACAACACACTCAACTGCAGTTTCCTGGAGCCACCCTCAGGGCTGGAGCAGCCCTCTCCATCATGGTCGTCTAGGGCTTCCTTCTCGTCCTTTGACAGCACAGATGAAGGCCCCGTGTACTGTGTGCCCCACGAGG AGGCGACTGAGAGCCGAGACTCAGAAGCTCCTGCCGCACTGACTGAGGTGCCCGCTGCGTCCCTAGCGCCCACGAGCACCTCAGCGCCCGCGGAGGAGGCAGCCGCTCTCCCTGCATCCTCAGACAGCGAGCGCTCGGCGTCCAGCGTGGAGGGGCCCGGAGGAGCGCTGTACGCGCGTGTGGCCCGGCGCGAGGCCCGGCCGGCCCGGGCCCGAGGTGAGGCCGGGGGCTTGTCACTGTCTCCATCGCCCGAGCGCAGGAAACCGCCGCCACCCGaccctgccaccaagcctaaggTGTCCTGGATCCACGGCAAGCAGGGCGCCGCCACCGCCGCCCCATCGCCACCACCCGCAGGCCGCATGGCTGCGCCGAGCCCTAGCGGGAGGAAACGGACCCCCAGCAACACGTCGGTGCAGCCACCAGGCCCGAGTGAGGAGGTCCCCGCCCCGGCCGCACCCTCGCCGCCCCGAGCCCGAGCGCGCGGCCGCGGCCCGGGTCTCTCGGAGCCCACGGACGCGGGTGGCCCCCCGCGAAGCGCGCCTGAGGCCGCCTCCATGCTGGCAGCCGAGCTGCGCGACAAGACTCGCAGCCTGGGCCGCGCCGAGGGGCCGCCGGGACCGCGGGAGAAGCCGCCGCCGCCGCAGAAAGCCAAGCGCTCCGTGCTCCCCGCCTCGACGGTCCGCGCGTCCCCGGCGTCGGAGGCCACGGGGCCCGAGAAGGCAGCGGCCACTCCGTCTGCGCCCGAGACCCCTCGGAAGAAGACCCCCATCCAGAAGCCGCCTCGGAAGAAGAGCAGGGAGGCGGCGGGGGAACCGAGCAGGCCGGGCGCGCCACCCGCAGCTTCCTAG